The Vulpes lagopus strain Blue_001 chromosome 6, ASM1834538v1, whole genome shotgun sequence genome has a segment encoding these proteins:
- the XRCC3 gene encoding DNA repair protein XRCC3, with the protein MDLDQLDLNPRIIAAVKKAKLKSIKEVLHFSGPDLQRLTSLSSLDVKHLLRAASSRLRGGGVLTALQLCEREGGLPARPRRLSLGCPVLDRLLRGGLPLDGVTELAGLSSAGKTQLALQLCLTVQFPPRHGGLDAGAMYICTEDVFPNLRLQQLIAQQRRLRTDVPGEVISRIKFSNQIFIEHVADVDSLLECVREKVPVLLSRGMARLVVIDSVAAPFRCEFDGPALVPRARHLQALGAALRRLSCAFQSPVLCINQVTEATEEQGTAPRPHGLRDERVSPALGMTWSNQLLMRLMVHRRRPGDEAVTPAGPPDRTLSVVFAPHLPPSSCSYTVNAEGVRGTPGTESY; encoded by the exons ATGGATTTGGATCAATTGGACCTGAATCCCAGGATTATTGCTGCAGTTAAGAAAG CCAAACTGAAATCGATAAAGGAGGTTTTGCATTTTTCTGGCCCGGACCTGCAGAGACTGACCAGCCTGTCCAGCCTGGACGTGAAGCACTTGCTGAGAGCGGCCTCCTCACGCCTGCGGGGAGGCGGCGTCCTCACAG CGCTGCAGCTGTGCGAGCGGGAGGGGGGGCTCCCCGCGCGGCCCCGGCGCCTGAGCCTCGGCTGCCCCGTGCTGGACCGGCTCCTCCGCGGCGGCCTGCCCCTGGACGGCGTCACCGAGCTGGCCGGCCTCAGCTCCGCCGGGAAGAcccagctggccctgcagctctgCCTGACGGTGCAGTTCCCGCCGCGCCACGGGGGCCTGGACGCAG GGGCCATGTACATCTGCACGGAAGACGTCTTCCCAAACCTGCGCCTGCAGCAGCTCATCGCGCAGCAGCGGCGCCTGCGGACAGACGTTCCGGGAGAGGTGATCAGCAGGATAAAATTCAGCAACCAGATCTTCATCGAGCACGTGGCCGACGTG GACTCCCTGCTGGAGTGTGTGAGGGAGAAGGTGCCCGTGCTGCTGTCCCGGGGGATGGCCCGTCTGGTGGTCATCGACTCCGTGGCGGCCCCATTCCGCTGTGAGTTTGATGGCCCAGCCTTGGTCCCCAGGGCTAGGCATCTGCAGGCCCTGGGAGCCGCCCTGCGCCGGCTGAGCTGTGCCTTCCAGAGCCCAGTGCTGTGCATCAACCAG GTGACAGAGGCCACAGAGGAGCAGGGCACAGCACCCCGGCCACACGG GCTCCGGGACGAGCGGGTTTCTCCAGCCCTCGGAATGACCTGGTCCAACCAGCTCCTCATGAGGTTGATGGTCCACCGGCGCCGCCCCGGGGACGAGGCCGTCACCCCAGCCGGCCCCCCTGACCGCACCCTGAGCGTGGTCTTCGCCCCTCACCTGCCGCCCTCCTCCTGTTCCTACACAGTCAACGCTGAGGGAGTGCGAGGGACCCCGGGGACCGAGTCCTACTGA